CCTGTGGCTGGCTGGCATGATGTCCCGCGCCTCGGGTCATGGCGGCGTGCTGCTTTGCGCGGGCGACACCCTTTCACGCGCGGCAAACAAAAAGGATTACACCACAGCGCCCATTTTTGGGGATGCGGGAAGCGCCGCCTGGGTCCGGTACTGCCCGGATGTGGAAAATGCGTATTTTGTCCTGCGGGCAGACGGGCGTGAGCTGGACAAGCTCTACATTCCTGCGGGTGGCGCGCGCATGCCCGCATCCGCAGCGACCAGGACCGAGCAGACGTATGATGACGGAAGCGTCCGTTCTCTTGATGATCTGCATATGGACGGCGTCGGCATTTTTTCGTTCACCATGGCCGAACAGCCCCAACTGCTGCGCGATCTTATGCGGTTTTCCGGCTGCGACGCCGCAGGAATCGACTACTTCGTCATGCACCAGGCAAACCGGTATATTGTTGAAACGGTAGCGAAAAAATCCGCCATTCCCCTGCAAAAAGCGCCTTCGGCCACGTTCTCGCGCTACGGCAACCTGAATTCCGCGTCGATTCCCGGCGTGCTCTGCGGTGAACTGGCCTCGGTGGCCCGCCAAAGAGACCTGAACGTCGTCTTGCAGGGCTTTGGCGTGGGGCTTTCGTGGGGCGCGTGCCAGATGCGCCTGCGCCAACCCTCTTGCCTTGAGCCGCAAATATACAGCCGATAGCACAAGCCTTGGGCAAAACGGCTTTGTGAAATGTTTTGTGGGGGAGGGACCCTTTTGCAAAAGGGTCTCCTCCCCCACGCCCCCACGCCCCCACGCCCTAAAACTCTTGTTTTAAAGCATGTCATCTTTGAAAGGGCAGTTCAGGAATGAAATGGGTTAACTGCTCCGCAAGGATTTTCCTGAAAACCCTTGCCACGAAATGTGAGTGGCAGGTTCTTGCTTGCGGTACGTGAGCATTTCTAAAAAAAACAAAAGGCGTCTGTGCCAGCGTGGTGCTGGTACAGACGCCTTTTTATGCCCTTAATCTATGTTTACGCCGTAAAGTCGTGCGCCTTCTTCTGTCTAGGGCTGGTCTGGCTCTGGCCTGCGTTACGCCTCAAGCCTGCTGCGCAGGATGCTCACGGGGTGCAGGCAGGCCGTGCCGCTGCCGTGCACAATCTGCACCCGGCAGGTGCCGCATTCAGAAGAGGAAATATCCGCTCCGCTTTCACGTATGGTGGCAAAGAGGGCAGACCCGATCTGCCGGGCTATTTCATATTTTTCAGTCTTGAAGCCGTAACTGCCCGAAATGCCGCAGCACCCCGCATGGGCGTCAGTCACGCTGACTCCGGGCAACCTCCGCAACAGTTCAAGGCTGGGCAAACCATTGCCCTGGGCGCGCAGGTGGCAGGGCGCGTGGTACATGATCTTCATGTCGGGCTGATTCGCCCGCGACGCCGCTGGCGCAAGATCCAGTTCTCCGGAGTCGGCGCAGGCCAGCAGAAAATCCTGTGCGTCGTCCAGGCGGCAGGCCCCGTATTTTTCGCCCAGATCAGGGAAGTATTCCGGCAGATCAACGCGGAACATCAGGGCGCAACTGGGGCAGCCGGTAACCACGGGCAAGCCCTGGTCGCGCCACTGCGCCAGCGCGTGGAGGTTATGCTCCGCATTGCTTCTGGCATGCTGCCAGAACCCGTTGGCCACCATGGGCAGGCCGCAGCAAACGAGATCCTGCGGCACAATAACCTTGTAACCAGCGCGGTTCATGGCCCATATCATGTCCAGCCCAGTCTGCGGATCATAAACGTCAACATAGCAACCGGGGTAGAAAACCACGCTGCGCCCGGTTTCCGGCTGGCGCACCTCTTTGGCGAGGCTGCGGAAGCTGCGGCGCGCAAATGCGGGCAAAGGGGCGCGTCTGTGGATGCCGAGTTTGTGCAGCACCAGGCGCGTGACCGGGTTGAGCATGCCGAAATTTTTCAGGCCAGCCGGGATGCGGCGCAGCCATTGGGCCATGAGTTCGCCATGCCCCAGTATCCAGTCTCGCAGGCCGGGAGGCGTCTTGCGGCACTGGTCGGCCCGCGCCATCATGTTCAGACTGGATACAGGCACGCCGTGCGGACAGGTGATATCGCAGTTTTTGCAGTTAGAGCAGTAGTGCAGCGACGGGTCTTCGTTGAGGCCCAGCAGGCGGAAGCGTTCATAGGCCGGGCCGATCATGCGCGGGCCAAGAAATTGGGGCGTGGCATCGGCGACAGGGCAATGCACCACGCAGGTGGTGCAGGCTATGCAGTTGTCCGGGGTGATACGCACGCTCATCTTCCTTCCTCCGCAGCGGCTGCGGCCATACGGCCCGCCTGCCAGCCCGTGGCCACGGCAACGCCGTGCCCGCTTTTTTCCGCCGCAGAGTCGTATCCGCCAAGGCTGCGCCCCGCGAAAAAGACGTTGGGCCAGTATGTGGACGCCTGGGAATCCACCGGGCGCATGGCACTGTCGACACATACGCCCATTGAGGCGAAAAAATGCCTGCCAAACAGTTCGGGCGAAGACCATTGTTCCACATCGGCAGGCGCTGCCACATCCAGCCCCATGACGCTTTCACGCACTTTGCCGGGTTGCAGCGTCAGCCCGCCGCCAAGAATGCCTCCGGTGGCAAGCACAAAGGTTCTGGCTTCGTGCTTGCGCTCCTGGCCTGAAGCTTCGGCTATAAGGGCAGCGCAGGTGTTGCCGCGCATCTCGGCGCGTAGTGCCCTGGCGTTTTCAACCATCTCGAAATCGTAACAGCGCAGCGCGCGCAGCAAGGCGTCACGCAGGCGCAAACCGCCAACGCCTGGCGGGATGGACAGCATCTCCACAACCGGGCATCCTGCGGCCTTTTCAATGGCCTGCCAGGTTTCCGGCTGCGCTTTGCTGCCGCACAAAGGAGGCAGCAGCACAAGATCGCAGGAGCCCGCGCGGGCTGCCAGGCCATCGGTAAGCCATTGGCGGCTCTGGGCTTTGTCCATGAGGCGGGCAAGATCAAGCGCGCTTGCGCTGCGGTGGGCTTGCCCCAGCGGAGAGGGCAGTGTCAGCTCGAAAAATTCCCTGTGGGCCCAAGACCCGTAGCGGCGCAATTGGCTTACGACCAGGGCCGGGCGGCAGTCGCGCAGTCCTTCCACACTGACCACAAGCACGCGCCGCGCGGTATTCAGGGCCGTGACATTCACTCTTTCCGGCAGAAGATATGTGGGCTTGAGCGTGCCCATAATGGTCGGCATATGCACATTGCAGGGCTGCCCGTTGGCGTTGGTAGCCCCCCGCATGGGCCAGCGCTGGTCAGCCATGTGCTGCTGGAAAAAATGCAGGGCCTCGCGCACGTTTTCTTCGCCCATCAGCCTGTAGGGATGGTTGGCAGGCAGCAGGGCCATGCCTGCCCAGGGATCGGCCGTATACTTTCCATCAGCATAGCCGAGCAGATCGATAGTGCCGCCGCTGATGGCAAGAGAACCCATGCCGGTCGTGAGCATACGCACCTTTTTCCCCCGGCTGGCGGCGGTAAGGGCCGCCACAAATCCGGCCATGCCGGAGCCCACCACAAGAACGTCAGCAATCCTGTTCATGTTCGGCTCCGTCAAGGTTGAGGGTGGCGGCGTATATGGCCCGGCTCAGTTCCATTTCACGGGCCTGCATGCCCCAAAGGGCAAAGCGCAGGCCGCCCCAGCGTTCCTGCAGAAAGCGCCGGACATTGTCCGTGGGCTTCAGTTCCAGATCTACGCCGTGTTCGGTCAGCGCGCCCACCGTTCGCAGAGAGCAAAAGGCCCCCTGGCAGGTTCCCATGCCCAGGCGCGTACGCAGGCGGATGTCCGTGAGGGAAAAAATTGAGGGCTGACGCGCCACATATTCGATTTCAGCCATGCTCACCATTTCGCATTCGCAAAGCAGGGGATTGTCAGGCTGTTTTCCGGCAAGCTCCAGCACGCCCGGCAGGTCGTCCCCCAGGCGGTCGGCCATGAGACGCAGGCCCTGCATGGGAAAAAAGCGTGCCGCGCGCTTGAGGGTGCGTTCATCCACGTCATGCACCAATGGCTCATCGGCGGTTTTGCAGGGCGCGCTGTGCCCGAGCTTGGCGCAAACCCTGTCGGTGACGCGTTCGGCCATGAGACGATAGGTGGTGAGCTTGCCGCCAAAGATGCTGATGAAGCCTTCAAGCCCTTCGTCGGCATGGTCCACAATATGAAAATTGCGGCTGGCCTTACGCCCTGAAGCGCCGCCCGGCGTGTACAGGGGGCGTGTTCCGGCGAAGGCGCGTAAAATGCGGTACTGGCGCACCTGCGGAAAAAGCGGCTCGCCAATGTCGAGCAGGCGCAGCACTTCCTCAGTGGTGGGCGTTGTGTCGTCGGGTCTGTCTGTGGGCGCGGACGTGGTGCCCAGAATGGTAATGGACCCGTGGGGCACAAAAATATCGCCATCGCCGCTGGGATGCAGACGGTTGATCACCCTGGAGGTAAAGCGGTGGTTGAAGACGATCAGGGTGCCCCTGTCGGGCGAAAGGGAAACATCAAGCCCAGCCATGCCCGCCACGTGTCCGGCCCAGGAACCGGCGGCGTTGACCACGACCTGACAGGCGATTTCAACCGTTTCTCCGGTATGGCGGTTA
This DNA window, taken from Desulfovibrio sp. 86, encodes the following:
- a CDS encoding 3-oxoacyl-[acyl-carrier-protein] synthase III C-terminal domain-containing protein, encoding MGNYMLDNVELAGCSVVLGENIQRLEDEPQYWGHDRSQLTRLQNRLGLDTRRIAAPGTTVSDLCRQAATSLMQEMHIDRQEVTAIISVTQTPDYLMPGNAYVLHAALGLSKETVAIDVCQGCAGFVYGLWLAGMMSRASGHGGVLLCAGDTLSRAANKKDYTTAPIFGDAGSAAWVRYCPDVENAYFVLRADGRELDKLYIPAGGARMPASAATRTEQTYDDGSVRSLDDLHMDGVGIFSFTMAEQPQLLRDLMRFSGCDAAGIDYFVMHQANRYIVETVAKKSAIPLQKAPSATFSRYGNLNSASIPGVLCGELASVARQRDLNVVLQGFGVGLSWGACQMRLRQPSCLEPQIYSR
- the glpA gene encoding anaerobic glycerol-3-phosphate dehydrogenase subunit GlpA; this translates as MLETTVVVIGCGATGIGALRDLSMRGIPAILLEQGGIAHGTSSRFHGLLHSGARYVVNDNESARECIEENMIVRRIGRQCVEETEGFFALTAQDDPDYVEKFLEGCRTAGISAQEVEVAKALRLEPNLSPQVRRVFRVPDSCVDGFRLVLHNAMSAQRHGGQVLTYHEATGIKLGNGRVQSVTAVNRHTGETVEIACQVVVNAAGSWAGHVAGMAGLDVSLSPDRGTLIVFNHRFTSRVINRLHPSGDGDIFVPHGSITILGTTSAPTDRPDDTTPTTEEVLRLLDIGEPLFPQVRQYRILRAFAGTRPLYTPGGASGRKASRNFHIVDHADEGLEGFISIFGGKLTTYRLMAERVTDRVCAKLGHSAPCKTADEPLVHDVDERTLKRAARFFPMQGLRLMADRLGDDLPGVLELAGKQPDNPLLCECEMVSMAEIEYVARQPSIFSLTDIRLRTRLGMGTCQGAFCSLRTVGALTEHGVDLELKPTDNVRRFLQERWGGLRFALWGMQAREMELSRAIYAATLNLDGAEHEQDC
- the glpB gene encoding anaerobic glycerol-3-phosphate dehydrogenase subunit GlpB yields the protein MNRIADVLVVGSGMAGFVAALTAASRGKKVRMLTTGMGSLAISGGTIDLLGYADGKYTADPWAGMALLPANHPYRLMGEENVREALHFFQQHMADQRWPMRGATNANGQPCNVHMPTIMGTLKPTYLLPERVNVTALNTARRVLVVSVEGLRDCRPALVVSQLRRYGSWAHREFFELTLPSPLGQAHRSASALDLARLMDKAQSRQWLTDGLAARAGSCDLVLLPPLCGSKAQPETWQAIEKAAGCPVVEMLSIPPGVGGLRLRDALLRALRCYDFEMVENARALRAEMRGNTCAALIAEASGQERKHEARTFVLATGGILGGGLTLQPGKVRESVMGLDVAAPADVEQWSSPELFGRHFFASMGVCVDSAMRPVDSQASTYWPNVFFAGRSLGGYDSAAEKSGHGVAVATGWQAGRMAAAAAEEGR
- a CDS encoding anaerobic glycerol-3-phosphate dehydrogenase subunit C is translated as MSVRITPDNCIACTTCVVHCPVADATPQFLGPRMIGPAYERFRLLGLNEDPSLHYCSNCKNCDITCPHGVPVSSLNMMARADQCRKTPPGLRDWILGHGELMAQWLRRIPAGLKNFGMLNPVTRLVLHKLGIHRRAPLPAFARRSFRSLAKEVRQPETGRSVVFYPGCYVDVYDPQTGLDMIWAMNRAGYKVIVPQDLVCCGLPMVANGFWQHARSNAEHNLHALAQWRDQGLPVVTGCPSCALMFRVDLPEYFPDLGEKYGACRLDDAQDFLLACADSGELDLAPAASRANQPDMKIMYHAPCHLRAQGNGLPSLELLRRLPGVSVTDAHAGCCGISGSYGFKTEKYEIARQIGSALFATIRESGADISSSECGTCRVQIVHGSGTACLHPVSILRSRLEA